AGTTTTAGTTGAACATGTTCTAATGCAATACCTTCCCTTTATCTGTAACTCTTTCCCCTCATATCATGCTTAATCCAATTTTATGAATGTGTAAGTTTTCCCCAGTCTACATAAGATCATTACTGCATTTGAAGTGTTTAAGTGGCTGACTGAATACTGCACGTTCTtgtggtcgccattgttgttggtttgggcctttgaagttgtttctttgcccttgaaaattattcacatatttcacttcttcttcttgaacattataagaatcatcttgatcaaaaccgtcatcatcttgcacatagttctccactcAAGTTTGcatttgtggacccttggtcctcttcTTGTTCACCAAACCTTAACTCCCTCCATAGCATGAACTTTCTTAGAAGCTTGCACTTGATTgagttgggcctttgctagttgagtcatggttgtggtcaattcggcaatggcttgcccattgTCACGACGCGAACTAGccctgtcgtgatggctcctatcgtggaactaggcaagccgactcatttccaaaacaaaccgatattttcatttcaaagaaaatttcaaggcaatttaacataaaaaccttcataaaggagtttaactcaaaacaaaagtgcggaaacgaaaagcccgacattggggtgtcactagtcatgggcatctactataatttgtctgacaatatcgagactaacatagtctgaaaaatagctaaatacaactaaaggaagataagagggagaagagcagggctgcgatcgccaggcagctaccttgctatccccgagaaaatgtgcaaccagaataatcaacagccgctaccgtgtctagctacacctgaatctgcacacaaggtgtagggagtaacgtgagtacgccaactcagtaagtaacaacagtaaataaagactgagtagtagtgacgagcaataaaacatataaagttcatatcatgaaatctcgatAAAATACAACATGCTAAAAAAaacagtgtttgaatcaaatcatctcgtttaaacccagttccagtacaaatcatttaaagatatttttttttctttaacagtttttcaaacaaaggctcaatgcaaaggtgaaaaaaaatgatgaaatcataattagcccctcgggcaacatcactcgtatacagcccatcgggcatacctcacaatcactcgtatacagcctctcgagcatacctcacaatcacccatgcctctcgggcatacctcacaatcactcatgcctcttgggcatacctcacaatcactcatgcctcccagtcacacagcactcggcactcgacactcgcactcagtaggtacatgcgctcactgggggtgtctACAGACTctcgaggggctccttcagcccaagtgctatatcaagccaaatcatggcataaatcaatcaggccctcggcctatatcaaatatgctgcggcgtgcagcccgatcccataaatatcctcacaaatcagaccctcggcctcactcagtcataaacctctcaagccactcgggctctcagtaaaaacagggtactcagcccaaaacaacatttatatgtatCAAAACAGGGTAATAAAACTGAtatatgcagtaaacaggtataaccatgactgagtatagattttcaatcgaaaacagtgagaggatagtaagaaaaaggcccctaagggtccaaatagcactggcacaaggcccaaacatggcattccgcccaatttacagaaactcatttctaaaactcataagtatcatatagtttcaatgaattatgcaactttacagttgctacgggatggaccctTCGAGAGTCCGCGCCATGTGCGCTCGAAGTAGGACATCTGAGTACAGATGCCCTCGATCCACCCCTTTACCCGGGGGACCGCATTCGGAACCTGGGCAACAGCTGGACAACTACAAACATGAATGAAAAGATAGAAATgaaagaagaagaaattttgaTGTTGAAAAAAGAAGTTGCACTTACGAGACGCATTCTATTTCTCAGCGAATGGCATGTATTCCGGGGGGGGGAGATCAAATCCTCAGTTTTCACTCGGACAAAGCATCCCTGCCATCCCCGGTCTCGATCTTTGTCGATACTGGAGAAGGGGGCCTTGCTGGCCCGGCATGTAAGCTTGATCAGTCTCCCTCAAAATATCCGGGGACTGTATAATTGAAGCAGGTGGTCGATCGTGAACCGACGAGATTCGGTCTTGTTCACGAAGTAACGGAGGAGGGTCACGATCCTCCACAATGATGGGTGGATTTGCCCGAGGCACACCTCATTCCTCTTACAAAAATCTAGAACTATCGGATCCGTTgggcccaacgtgaagggataagtgtaagcacttaagtacccctccacATGGCAGTAATGACGTCCTCGGGCCCGGGGACTACTACATTCTTGCCTTCCCAATCGCAGTCCTTACGAACTATGGGAAGAACGTCTTCAGTCACAGAACATATATATCTCGAGACTCCTTCGCCCCGGTCCTGTTTGCGCGAAGGCTTCTCGACTTTAAAGTCATCTGCAATCGAGCAACCCCCAGGGATGAACGCTGACAAGGGAGGCTCGATTGTCGGTTCGTTAGCAGCCACAATGGGGAAGCCGTTTCGAGGGCAACCACCTCACGGTTAATCGCTTCAGTACCAGCAGCCGGTTGAGAAAATGAAGAGGCAACTTGTTGAGGAACGATTTTCGATTTTTTTGCCATTTTCATATGGGGGagtgtttgaaaatttgagaaatgaacATAAAGTTTTGGAAAAACGGGTTTTGAAGATAAAGAAcaaagtatgaagatttgaaggaaatcTAGGCAGAAATCTGGAGATTGATATGGGGATGGAAGAacaaggatgaagatatgaagatttgaagaaggttTTGATAATGGATGGAAAGCTCGAAGATAGCGGTTTGGTCGAAAAGTAGAAAAAGGACAAAGGAAAGAGGCTTTTATAGGGAAACAGCCGACGCTTCGCATTCGGAGGCAATGCCTGTGAGCGACACATGTttgaagtcagaacgacgcgatTGATGGGATGTTTCGGCTCACCCGTCGTAGCTTACGAAGGAAGGAACCAGAGTCATCTGTCGTTTCCCATCGCTTCGTCATGCCTACTCtttgagaaatgaggggactatctgtatacggataAAACCAAGCCCACTGCATGACTCGACTTTCCGGTGAGTCAAACGGAGTAGGAACATGGCCGTTATGAATCAGAGACAGAGCAGGGAACCCATCGTATCAGGGCTCGGGCAAAACACATGTCTTCGGGGATATCAGGGTCTGATTCGAGGGTTGGGACTTCAGAGAACATTACCAAACAGCTACACACGACTAATAGAGGGCCATGATGTTCGTGcctaaccggatatcacggcgtgaatctcgtcccgtatcggcagaaaatcagtgattttttaaaactaaagatttttaccttttttagaattgtacttagggtaaaactcccctattATATAAAGGGAAAAACTTATTACTCAtaagacacattgtaacacgcatatcaaggcaatttatttcaattctctttgttgttcaaagttcttattcttgttcttaagttcttcataagtataAGCTTGGAATCGAGGGCATGTTCTTCATCGGGCCATCAACCGAGCTCGGAATCACCCTTATCATTGGTTTGGTCATCTATTACGtttttatttgtttaatctaacgcTATTAATCActcgtattgaattaatccacatattcttaaaaccaaatataaattcaattgttatccgattttgagggtaaacaaataACTATCTTTATAACAAAAAAACGAGACCTTTACGGGTCTGATTCTGATGGCTTGGCTCTTTGTACCGCTGTGCCCTCCATTTTAATTACAAAAATACTAATTACTTTTGTAATGACAATAATAAATAATGTATGTCAAATAAAAGCATACTTAAAAAGATTTCTGAATGGTACCAAGTTGGTGTTACCACGAGGATCGGCGGAGAAACAATTAAATCAAGATATACTTTTAGACACAAATTGATCACGTAGCCGTTGGGCCCAGGATAAGCCCGGGCATAACCTCACTAGTTCACACATACATAAAGAGTTCTTGGGAAGTTCTAGAATCATTTTATCTTTGCACAAAACTCCCTCTCAAATCCCCTCTAGCGACTTCTAGGGTTTCGCTATCCGCTATCTACTCCATTTTCTACAACCTCACCACACATCTCAGTCCTCACTCACTCCTCGGTCCCTAGTAGAAGATCCTTTTCTTCGTTGTCATCACCCCCAATTCCTTCCTATCACAGGTACTCCCTCCATTATCATCCATTCAAATTCTTGATTTCTCCTTACTTTACTCTTTCGCTTCTGGTTGCTCAGCATACATAAATTGTTTCAATTCTTGGGTTTTTCCATTCAGCTCAGAAAGGAATGGCAACAACTCAGCTAACTGCATCCTCCATTTCTGTCAAGGGTTTTGCATCCTTTGAAGGGCTTAGGTCCACAACTACTGTAAATGTCGCATCTTTAAAGCAGAATAGCAGGTCCTTTCGTGGACTTATTATCAAGGCTGCTACTGTTGTAGCCCCCAAAgtattttaattttctttcttctctctttttttccacCATTCTTGAAATATATTCTTTTACTTTGTTTATTCTGATAGTATTCTATGTTCTAGAGTTGATGCATCTATTTTGTTTCAATCAGATAGTGATTTCTTATTAATAGTAATATTTACTTACTTAAAATTACCTAAAAAATAATAAATCacctttttttttataattgaaaATAGGATTCAAGTTAGTGGAATGAATTGTTACACATAATTAACCTATTTTTGCAGGTGACTTACCATTTATCTTAGGTTAGCGATAAATGCGTAGCAAATAGATTTACCTGCCACATGATTGCATAAACATTTTACACCATCAATGCATAGAACTTAAACTCCTGATAATATATAGTAAGATAAGGTGTTGGACTCTTTGAATAAGTAATGATGCCATATAAAAGTGTAGCAGATAGCCAGGCGGATTGCTCGGTACTTCCACTACTCTCCAAATTGGTTTCTGAGTTACCATGTCAAATTTAAAGTCCATGTTTTTGCTGAACTTTTGTTGCTGTTAACACGAATGTCAGTTATCTTATTTATTCtcaataaatataaaaatcatcGGGTTGCTCAGAAGGTGTGTTGAGATTTGTGTCTACCAATAAATGGTTGACTTTTTAGCCTACTGTTGTCTATTTGTGTCATACAAAAGTGTAGCAGAATAACTAGGCAGTAGTAGTTTGTTTGGTATATCCACTACTCTTtggattggtttctaagttacaCGTACACTGTCAGATTTTAAAGTCCATTGTTGCAGAACATTTGTTGCTCTCAACATGAATGTTGATTATCTTATTTATTCTCAATAAATACAAATTCCATCCTTAATTCTTATATAAAGTTAGTGGCCAGTTTTGGATTATGGTTATAGTTGTCGTTGTTGTGAGTTGTCGTAATACTTATGCAAAGTACTTCGTGCTTTCTGCTAAATGCTCTGTTTGACAAAGTGTCTATTGTGCCTGGTAAAATTGTGTAACATGTTTGTAATTTGGGTTATTGACTATTGGGTGTGTTTTGTGGTTTCTGGTCTTTGTGGAAATATGAGGAAAGAACTGTGCTTTCTTTGCTAATTTAGATGTCTCTTGCCCGAATTGATAATTGTTGTTTTGAATGAACATATTTGAAGTCCAAAGATGATTTCATTTGGAATTAGGTGTGATCAGCTAGTGCGTTCTTGATTTTTTTCCCGTTTCGCCGTGTTTACCCTTTTATCCATATCAAGTGTAGacggatctcatcttaaattggGTGTTTGTTTCTCTGCACAGTTATCATACTATCATATCCATCGTTCATTTTGTTAAGGAAACTGTAATTCTCTTAGTTGCaagtaataattatatcaagacaATTATATTGGTTCACTGGATGTAGTCATTTAAGCTATTCCGATGGTCCTATTAAGGATTTTAATTTTGGATCTTGCTGACATTCTGCTGCTGTTCTTGCAGTACACTTCTCTTAAGCCTTTGGGTGATAGAGTTTTGGTGAAGATTAAGACTGTAGAGGAAAAGACCGTAGGTGGTATCCTACTTCCAACAACAGCACAGTCGAAACCTCAAGGAGGTGAGGTTGTTGCTGTTGGGGAGGGTCGTTCAGTTGGGAAGAATCAGGTGGACATTAGTGTGAAGGTAATAATCATGATTGAGTAATATGCTCAATGTTGGCTTCTATCCATGATTGACAGTTTTCTCAAGCGATCTTACTATGTGTAGACTGGCACCcaagttgtttactcaaaatatgcGGGAACAGAGGTGGAGTTCAATGGATCAAATCACCTCATCTTGAAGGAGGATGACATTGTTGGTATTCT
This sequence is a window from Nicotiana tomentosiformis chromosome 5, ASM39032v3, whole genome shotgun sequence. Protein-coding genes within it:
- the LOC104111055 gene encoding 20 kDa chaperonin, chloroplastic-like, translated to MATTQLTASSISVKGFASFEGLRSTTTVNVASLKQNSRSFRGLIIKAATVVAPKYTSLKPLGDRVLVKIKTVEEKTVGGILLPTTAQSKPQGGEVVAVGEGRSVGKNQVDISVKTGTQVVYSKYAGTEVEFNGSNHLILKEDDIVGILETDEIKDLQPLNDRVLIKVAEAEEKTAGGLLLTEASKEKPSIGTVIAVGPGPLDEEGNRKPLSVSTGNTVLYSKYAGNEFKGADGSEYIALRASDVMAVLS